A genomic window from Martelella lutilitoris includes:
- the ftsY gene encoding signal recognition particle-docking protein FtsY — translation MALGFMKNVFTFGKKEQKPQEDQVVAPEEETEAPETATTEPEEAEGAITEAVSSDPWDDDSIVGGVVGRSSEEPEKEPAGEAPETSAQAEEPVAATPVEAPPEAAEEPVPAPKKNQGFEITAGPTPEAPKPQPTKKLSWFQRLKAGLFRTSQQLSGQITALFTKRKLDEEALEELEDLLIQADLGIETAMRITDTLSAERYGRDVTGKDVTRIMADEITKVLQPVARPLALDLSKKPHVILVVGVNGTGKTTTIGKLAAKLTRAGLKVTLGAGDTFRAAAIEQLKIWSDRTGAEFVGTKLGADAAGLAYDALKRGQENGSDVVIIDTAGRLQNKAELMDELAKIVRVLGKLDPDAPHTVLQTLDATTGQNAMSQVEIFRNIAGVSGLVMTKLDGTARGGILVAIAAKHKLPVYFIGVGEGIDDLEPFEAEEFAQAIAGTPEEEEA, via the coding sequence ATGGCCCTCGGCTTCATGAAAAACGTCTTCACCTTCGGCAAAAAGGAACAGAAGCCGCAGGAAGATCAGGTCGTCGCGCCTGAGGAGGAAACCGAAGCGCCCGAGACCGCGACGACGGAACCGGAAGAGGCCGAAGGCGCCATCACCGAGGCCGTAAGCAGCGATCCCTGGGATGATGACAGCATTGTCGGCGGTGTCGTCGGCCGGTCTTCCGAGGAGCCGGAAAAAGAGCCTGCCGGCGAAGCCCCCGAGACCTCCGCCCAGGCAGAAGAGCCTGTCGCCGCGACGCCGGTCGAGGCACCGCCTGAGGCCGCGGAAGAGCCGGTCCCCGCCCCGAAAAAGAACCAGGGCTTCGAAATCACCGCCGGTCCGACGCCCGAAGCGCCAAAGCCGCAGCCGACGAAGAAACTCTCCTGGTTCCAGCGATTGAAGGCCGGTCTGTTCCGCACCTCGCAACAGCTTTCCGGGCAGATCACCGCACTCTTCACCAAGCGCAAGCTGGACGAGGAGGCGCTGGAGGAACTGGAAGACCTGCTGATCCAGGCCGATCTCGGCATCGAGACCGCGATGCGCATCACCGATACGCTTTCGGCCGAACGCTATGGACGCGATGTCACCGGCAAGGATGTGACCCGCATCATGGCCGACGAGATCACCAAGGTGCTGCAGCCGGTGGCAAGGCCGCTGGCGCTTGACCTGTCAAAAAAGCCGCATGTCATTCTCGTCGTCGGCGTCAACGGCACCGGCAAGACCACCACGATCGGCAAGCTTGCCGCCAAGCTGACGCGCGCCGGCCTCAAGGTGACGCTCGGCGCCGGCGACACGTTCCGGGCCGCGGCCATCGAACAACTGAAGATCTGGTCGGACCGCACGGGCGCCGAATTCGTCGGCACCAAGTTGGGGGCCGATGCCGCCGGCCTTGCCTATGACGCCCTCAAGCGCGGCCAGGAAAACGGCTCGGACGTCGTCATCATCGATACGGCGGGACGGCTTCAGAACAAGGCCGAACTGATGGACGAACTGGCCAAGATCGTCCGCGTGCTCGGCAAGCTCGATCCGGACGCGCCGCACACCGTGCTGCAGACGCTCGATGCCACCACCGGCCAGAACGCCATGAGCCAGGTGGAGATCTTCCGCAATATCGCCGGCGTATCCGGTCTCGTCATGACCAAGCTCGACGGCACGGCCCGCGGCGGCATTCTGGTGGCGATCGCGGCAAAGCACAAACTGCCGGTCTATTTCATCGGCGTCGGCGAGGGGATCGACGACCTCGAACCCTTCGAGGCGGAGGAGTTTGCCCAGGCCATTGCCGGCACCCCGGAAGAAGAAGAGGCATAA
- a CDS encoding septation protein A, with translation MSDSSPKKLTTEQKEEPFLKLVFELGPLMIFFFANLRGEWLMKTVPALAAFGTPLLVATALFMAATVISLVASRIFMGKVPIMPLVSGVVVLVFGALSIWLQDETFIKMKPTIVNGLFAAVLLGGLVFGRSLLGYVFHSAFRLDDEGWRKLTLRWGLFFVFLAIINEVVWRNFSADVWVNFKVWATMPITIAFTLAQMPLIMRHSVEPIGEEKKDEG, from the coding sequence ATGAGCGACAGCAGCCCTAAAAAACTGACGACCGAACAGAAGGAAGAGCCGTTCCTGAAGCTTGTCTTCGAGCTCGGGCCGCTGATGATCTTCTTCTTCGCCAATCTGCGCGGCGAATGGCTGATGAAAACCGTCCCGGCTCTTGCTGCCTTCGGCACCCCGCTTCTGGTGGCAACCGCCCTGTTCATGGCGGCAACCGTGATCTCGCTCGTCGCCTCGCGCATCTTCATGGGCAAGGTGCCGATCATGCCGCTCGTCTCCGGCGTCGTCGTGCTGGTGTTCGGGGCGCTGTCGATCTGGCTGCAGGACGAGACCTTCATCAAGATGAAGCCGACCATCGTCAACGGGCTTTTCGCCGCCGTCCTGCTCGGCGGCCTTGTTTTCGGCCGCTCGCTGCTCGGCTACGTGTTCCACTCCGCCTTCAGGCTGGATGACGAGGGCTGGCGCAAGCTGACGCTCAGATGGGGCCTGTTCTTCGTCTTCCTGGCAATCATCAACGAGGTTGTCTGGCGCAATTTTTCCGCCGATGTCTGGGTCAACTTCAAGGTCTGGGCGACGATGCCGATCACCATCGCCTTCACCCTTGCCCAGATGCCGCTGATCATGCGTCATTCGGTCGAGCCGATCGGCGAGGAAAAGAAGGACGAGGGCTAG
- a CDS encoding tetratricopeptide repeat protein: MRFFMPVFLMLFSLAPLAAPAAPAQARDGGEAAVEAPADPLDAMYRRLARTRDSDEAAAFAKEIDDYLDRSPSATVSLLIEWSDAAEADGRTAAALDFLSEAIALRPDEPAAYRKRAVIHYTHGDLNRAMDDIGSALALEPRDFGGLGLMATILDRTGRPEAALAVWRRYLDFYPADRDVGAYVDNTENDLAGRRL; encoded by the coding sequence ATGCGCTTTTTTATGCCTGTATTCCTGATGCTGTTTTCGCTTGCGCCCTTGGCGGCGCCAGCTGCCCCCGCGCAAGCGCGTGATGGCGGCGAGGCGGCAGTCGAAGCGCCGGCGGATCCGCTCGACGCGATGTATCGTCGGCTTGCCCGTACCCGGGATTCCGACGAGGCGGCGGCCTTTGCCAAGGAGATTGACGATTATCTCGACCGTTCGCCAAGCGCCACGGTCTCGCTGTTGATCGAATGGTCGGACGCGGCGGAGGCCGATGGCCGCACGGCGGCGGCTCTTGACTTCCTGTCGGAGGCGATCGCGCTTCGGCCCGACGAGCCCGCGGCCTACCGCAAGCGCGCCGTCATCCACTATACCCATGGAGACCTGAACCGGGCGATGGACGATATCGGCAGCGCGCTGGCGCTGGAACCGCGCGATTTCGGCGGGCTTGGCCTGATGGCGACGATCCTCGACCGCACCGGGCGGCCCGAGGCCGCGCTTGCGGTCTGGCGGCGCTATCTCGACTTCTATCCCGCCGACCGCGATGTCGGCGCCTATGTGGACAATACGGAAAACGATCTGGCCGGCCGACGGCTGTGA
- the ykgO gene encoding type B 50S ribosomal protein L36, with protein MKIKNSLKALKSRHRENRLVRRKGRVYIINKQNPRFKARQG; from the coding sequence ATGAAGATCAAGAATTCGCTCAAGGCGCTCAAGTCCCGTCACCGGGAAAACCGTCTGGTGCGCCGCAAGGGCCGAGTATACATCATCAACAAGCAGAACCCGCGCTTCAAGGCCCGCCAGGGCTGA
- the mtaB gene encoding tRNA (N(6)-L-threonylcarbamoyladenosine(37)-C(2))-methylthiotransferase MtaB yields MTLKTLTFGCRLNTYESEVMLKAAQEAGLGDAVLVNTCAVTGEAVRQARQAIRRARRENPDARIIVTGCAAQTEKETFANMAEVDAVLGNAEKLTAESYRALPDFGVSAEEKVVVNDIMSVTETAPQMVESIDGHVRAFLQVQNGCDHRCTFCIIPYGRGNSRSVPMGAVVEQARKLAEQGYREMVLTGVDATSYGADLPGQPTLGLLAKTLLKQVPEIARLRLSSIDSIEVDRHLFDLIADEPRFMPHLHLSLQHGDNLILKRMKRRHSRDDALAFMAEARRLRPDMAFGADFIAGFPTETEEHFENTVRLAEDAGIAHLHVFPYSPRPGTPAARMPQLDRALVKERARRLRETGDALRARHLDGLVGTTQTVLSERGETGHAENFAAVVMPGFKPGRFVSARMTGHDGRRLQATFADA; encoded by the coding sequence ATGACCCTGAAAACCCTGACCTTCGGCTGCAGGCTGAACACCTATGAGAGCGAAGTCATGCTCAAGGCGGCGCAAGAGGCGGGCCTTGGCGATGCCGTTCTGGTGAACACCTGCGCGGTGACGGGCGAGGCGGTGCGCCAGGCGCGCCAGGCGATCCGCCGGGCTCGGCGGGAAAACCCGGATGCGCGCATCATCGTCACCGGCTGCGCGGCGCAGACGGAGAAGGAAACCTTTGCCAATATGGCCGAGGTCGATGCCGTGCTCGGCAATGCCGAGAAACTGACGGCCGAGAGCTACCGGGCCCTGCCGGATTTCGGCGTTTCGGCGGAAGAAAAGGTCGTCGTCAACGACATTATGAGCGTGACGGAAACCGCGCCGCAGATGGTCGAAAGCATTGACGGGCATGTGCGCGCCTTCCTGCAGGTGCAGAATGGCTGCGACCACCGCTGCACCTTCTGCATCATTCCCTATGGCCGCGGCAATTCCCGCTCCGTGCCGATGGGCGCCGTGGTCGAGCAGGCGCGCAAGCTTGCAGAGCAAGGCTATCGCGAAATGGTGCTGACCGGCGTCGACGCCACCTCCTATGGCGCGGACCTTCCCGGCCAGCCGACGCTCGGCCTTCTGGCAAAGACGCTGCTGAAACAGGTACCGGAGATTGCCCGGCTGAGGCTTTCCTCGATCGACAGCATCGAGGTCGACCGGCACCTTTTTGATCTGATCGCCGACGAGCCGCGCTTCATGCCGCATCTGCACCTGTCGCTGCAGCACGGCGACAACCTGATCCTCAAGCGGATGAAGCGCCGGCATTCGCGCGACGACGCGCTCGCCTTCATGGCCGAGGCAAGGCGACTGCGCCCGGACATGGCCTTCGGCGCGGATTTCATCGCCGGCTTTCCCACCGAGACCGAAGAGCATTTTGAAAACACCGTGCGGCTGGCCGAGGACGCCGGGATCGCGCATCTCCATGTCTTCCCCTACAGCCCCCGGCCCGGAACGCCGGCCGCCCGCATGCCCCAGCTTGACCGTGCGCTGGTGAAGGAACGGGCAAGGCGGTTGCGCGAGACAGGAGACGCGCTCAGGGCGCGCCATCTCGACGGGCTGGTCGGCACGACCCAGACCGTGCTCTCCGAGCGCGGCGAAACCGGCCATGCGGAAAACTTCGCAGCCGTGGTCATGCCGGGGTTCAAGCCCGGCCGTTTCGTCAGCGCCCGCATGACCGGCCATGACGGCAGAAGGCTTCAGGCAACATTCGCGGACGCTTGA
- a CDS encoding MBL fold metallo-hydrolase, with amino-acid sequence MIPTRVRLQKKNRYYTGPKSDHFDGTLFFNPDGMNPPGLAEVVKWQLAHKRTPWPKEVSCRYAPHKPDALVTGKGMRVTMIGHASLLIQVAGVNILTDPVFTKRVSPFDSVGPKRVCPPGVLLDDLPKIDVVLITHNHYDHLSHACLKRLQADHAPRIIAPLGNDTVIHQKVPDADVTVLDWGDQAPLPGGVNVFAEPCHHWSARGVTDRRMALWAAFVLETPAGRIYHIGDTSFHEGRNYRAAAEKYGGFRLANLPIGAYEPRYFMKNEHQDPVEAVKGFELSKAAYAAGHHFGTFQLTDEGHDDPVRLLKAALSDAGIDEDRFRPLEPGEAFDVPEVD; translated from the coding sequence ATGATCCCCACGCGCGTGCGTCTGCAGAAGAAGAACCGCTATTATACCGGACCGAAAAGCGATCATTTCGACGGCACACTGTTCTTCAACCCCGACGGCATGAACCCGCCCGGCCTTGCCGAGGTCGTCAAATGGCAGCTTGCCCACAAGCGCACGCCCTGGCCGAAGGAAGTCTCCTGCCGCTATGCGCCGCACAAGCCCGACGCGCTTGTCACCGGCAAGGGGATGCGCGTGACGATGATCGGCCATGCGAGCCTCTTGATCCAGGTTGCCGGCGTCAACATCCTGACCGACCCGGTATTTACCAAGCGCGTCAGCCCGTTTGACTCCGTCGGTCCGAAGCGCGTCTGCCCGCCGGGCGTCCTGCTCGATGACCTGCCGAAGATCGATGTCGTGCTGATCACCCACAACCACTACGACCATCTGAGTCATGCCTGCCTGAAACGCCTTCAGGCCGATCACGCGCCCCGGATTATCGCGCCGCTCGGCAATGACACGGTGATCCACCAGAAGGTGCCGGATGCGGATGTGACCGTGCTCGACTGGGGAGATCAGGCGCCGCTTCCCGGCGGCGTCAATGTGTTTGCCGAGCCCTGCCACCACTGGTCGGCGCGCGGCGTCACCGATCGGCGCATGGCGCTCTGGGCCGCCTTCGTGCTGGAGACGCCCGCAGGCCGCATCTATCACATCGGCGACACGAGCTTTCACGAGGGGCGCAACTACCGCGCGGCGGCCGAGAAATACGGCGGCTTCCGACTCGCCAACCTGCCGATCGGCGCCTATGAGCCGCGCTATTTCATGAAGAACGAGCATCAGGACCCGGTGGAAGCGGTCAAGGGGTTCGAGCTCTCCAAGGCCGCCTATGCCGCAGGCCACCATTTCGGCACCTTCCAGCTCACCGATGAAGGCCATGACGATCCGGTCAGGCTGTTGAAGGCCGCCCTTTCCGATGCCGGCATCGATGAGGACCGCTTCCGTCCGCTGGAGCCCGGCGAGGCTTTTGACGTGCCGGAGGTCGATTGA
- a CDS encoding DNA alkylation repair protein, translated as MELTPQSSAEDVVAVLEATADPARLAEMERVGIRTDTAIGLSNPELRQIAKAVGVNHARAAALWQSPVREARMLALLTFDPAELTQEDMLALAGDFASWEMVDLAADLFVEARFDAALVSAFAEDDREFVRRTAFAMIAGAAVHRKKEPDESFLALFPLIEAHAADGRNFVKKAVNWALRNIGMRNTRCHRAALALAEKLAASDDRAKAWVGRDAVRYMTDPKRIARLKP; from the coding sequence ATGGAATTGACGCCACAGTCATCGGCGGAAGATGTTGTCGCAGTCCTTGAAGCCACGGCCGATCCCGCGCGGCTTGCGGAGATGGAGCGCGTCGGCATCAGGACCGACACGGCCATCGGCCTTTCCAACCCCGAACTGCGGCAGATCGCCAAGGCTGTCGGCGTGAACCATGCGCGGGCGGCGGCGCTCTGGCAAAGCCCGGTGCGCGAGGCGAGGATGCTGGCCTTGCTGACCTTTGATCCGGCTGAACTGACGCAGGAGGACATGCTTGCGCTCGCCGGCGATTTTGCCTCCTGGGAAATGGTCGATCTTGCAGCCGATCTGTTTGTCGAGGCGCGGTTTGACGCGGCCCTTGTCTCCGCCTTCGCCGAGGATGACCGTGAATTCGTGCGCCGGACCGCTTTTGCGATGATCGCGGGCGCGGCCGTCCACCGGAAGAAGGAGCCGGACGAAAGCTTCCTGGCGCTCTTCCCGCTGATCGAAGCGCATGCCGCGGACGGGCGGAACTTCGTGAAGAAGGCGGTCAATTGGGCGCTGCGCAATATCGGCATGCGCAATACCCGCTGCCACAGGGCTGCGTTGGCGCTTGCGGAGAAACTCGCGGCCAGCGACGACCGCGCGAAGGCCTGGGTCGGGCGAGATGCGGTGCGCTATATGACCGATCCGAAACGGATCGCGCGGCTGAAACCGTAA
- the ffh gene encoding signal recognition particle protein, with protein MFENLQDRLGSVLKGLTGRGSLSEADVSAALREVRRALLEADVALEVVRDFTARVREKAVGAEVLKSIKPGQMVVKIVHDELVEMLGSEGVTLDLNAPAPVVIMMVGLQGSGKTTTTGKIAARMTNRDRKKVLMASLDTRRPAAQEQLKQIGEQTSVDTLPVIKGQDPVAIAKRAVQAAKLGGHDVVILDTAGRTHIDEPLMVEMADIRKQANPHEILLVADSLTGQDAVNLARNFDQRVGITGLVLTRMDGDGRGGAALSMRAVTGKPIKLIGTGEKMDALEEFHPKRIADRILGMGDIVSLVEKASETIDAEKAKAMAEKMAKGKFDLDDMAEQLKQMQNMGGMGGIMGLMPGMGGMKEKMAAAGMDDSVFKRQLAIISSMTKYERAHPDVLKNSRKKRIAAGSGTSAADINKLLKMHRQMSDMMKAMGGKGKGKMKQMMNMMGGGGMPGGMGGMPDLSKLDANQLAELEKKAGSLGGAGGMPSGGLPGLGGPKLPGLGGGFGGFGKGKKK; from the coding sequence ATGTTTGAAAACCTCCAGGACCGCCTTGGTTCCGTCCTCAAGGGACTAACCGGCCGCGGCTCGCTTTCGGAAGCCGATGTTTCGGCTGCGCTGCGCGAAGTTCGCCGCGCGCTTCTGGAAGCTGACGTCGCGCTGGAGGTTGTGCGCGATTTTACCGCCCGCGTGCGCGAAAAGGCCGTCGGCGCGGAAGTGCTGAAATCGATCAAGCCCGGCCAGATGGTCGTCAAGATCGTCCATGACGAGCTGGTCGAAATGCTCGGCTCGGAGGGCGTCACGCTCGATCTCAACGCCCCCGCGCCGGTCGTCATCATGATGGTCGGCCTGCAGGGCTCGGGCAAGACGACGACCACCGGCAAGATCGCGGCGCGGATGACCAATCGCGACCGCAAGAAGGTGCTGATGGCCTCGCTCGACACGCGCCGTCCGGCCGCCCAGGAGCAGCTGAAGCAGATCGGCGAGCAGACTTCGGTCGACACGCTGCCGGTGATCAAGGGCCAGGATCCGGTCGCCATCGCAAAGCGCGCCGTGCAGGCGGCAAAGCTCGGCGGCCATGACGTCGTCATTCTCGATACCGCCGGCCGCACCCATATCGACGAGCCGCTGATGGTCGAGATGGCGGATATTCGCAAACAGGCCAATCCGCACGAAATCCTTCTGGTGGCCGACAGCCTGACCGGTCAGGACGCCGTCAATCTCGCCCGCAATTTCGATCAACGCGTCGGCATTACCGGCCTCGTCCTGACCCGTATGGATGGCGACGGGCGCGGCGGTGCGGCGCTTTCCATGCGCGCGGTCACCGGCAAGCCGATCAAGCTGATCGGTACCGGCGAAAAGATGGATGCGCTGGAGGAATTCCACCCCAAGCGCATCGCCGACCGCATTCTCGGCATGGGCGATATCGTCTCGCTGGTGGAAAAGGCATCGGAGACGATCGACGCCGAAAAGGCGAAAGCCATGGCCGAGAAGATGGCCAAGGGCAAGTTCGACCTCGACGACATGGCCGAGCAGCTGAAGCAGATGCAGAACATGGGCGGCATGGGCGGCATTATGGGCCTGATGCCCGGCATGGGCGGCATGAAGGAAAAAATGGCCGCCGCCGGCATGGACGACAGCGTGTTCAAGCGCCAGCTCGCGATCATCTCCTCGATGACGAAGTATGAGCGCGCCCACCCCGATGTCCTGAAGAACTCGCGCAAGAAGCGCATTGCCGCCGGCTCCGGCACCTCTGCTGCCGATATCAACAAGCTTCTGAAGATGCACCGCCAGATGTCCGACATGATGAAAGCCATGGGCGGCAAGGGCAAGGGCAAGATGAAGCAGATGATGAACATGATGGGCGGCGGCGGCATGCCCGGAGGCATGGGCGGCATGCCCGACCTCTCCAAGCTCGATGCCAACCAGTTGGCCGAACTCGAGAAGAAGGCCGGCAGCCTCGGCGGCGCAGGCGGCATGCCATCGGGCGGTCTGCCGGGCCTTGGCGGGCCGAAGCTTCCCGGTCTCGGCGGCGGCTTCGGCGGTTTCGGAAAGGGCAAGAAGAAGTGA
- a CDS encoding 5-(carboxyamino)imidazole ribonucleotide synthase, whose translation MRTIGIIGGGQLGRMLAMAAARLSIRTVILEPDPHCPAAQVANDHIVAAYDDERALGELASHCDVITYEFENVPEKSAALLAAERPVYPPARALSISQDRLAEKSFLNECGIPTAGFHAVDTRADLDAALQRFGGRGVLKTRRFGYDGKGQWVFAGAGDDAGAAFEALGGAPAIFEEWIDFACEISVIAARGMDGGFIAFDPAENEHSGGILRVSRVPARVDDDVIEKAKIVAEKLLSALEYVGVAGLELFVARDGRLLANEFAPRVHNSGHWSEAACVTSQFEQHIRAVCGLPLIDPARHSDCVMYNIVGDDMDDIPRYMMTPGALVHLYGKAETRPGRKMGHVTVLQRHENGRNG comes from the coding sequence ATGAGAACCATCGGCATCATCGGCGGCGGCCAGCTCGGCCGCATGCTGGCCATGGCCGCAGCCCGGCTTTCGATCCGCACCGTCATTCTGGAGCCGGATCCGCATTGCCCGGCGGCTCAGGTGGCAAACGACCATATCGTCGCGGCTTATGACGATGAGCGCGCGCTTGGCGAGCTTGCGTCCCATTGCGATGTCATCACCTATGAATTCGAAAATGTGCCGGAAAAGAGCGCCGCCCTTCTTGCCGCCGAGCGACCGGTCTACCCGCCGGCCCGCGCGCTGTCGATCTCGCAGGATCGGCTGGCCGAAAAGTCCTTTCTCAATGAGTGCGGCATTCCGACGGCCGGTTTCCACGCGGTTGATACCCGCGCCGATCTCGATGCCGCGTTGCAGCGCTTCGGCGGGCGCGGCGTGTTGAAGACGCGCCGCTTCGGCTATGACGGCAAGGGACAGTGGGTCTTCGCCGGTGCGGGAGACGATGCCGGAGCCGCCTTTGAAGCTCTTGGCGGCGCGCCGGCGATCTTCGAGGAATGGATCGATTTTGCCTGCGAGATTTCGGTCATCGCCGCGCGCGGCATGGATGGCGGCTTCATCGCGTTCGATCCGGCGGAAAACGAGCACAGCGGCGGCATTCTGAGGGTCTCGCGCGTACCGGCGCGGGTTGACGATGACGTGATCGAAAAGGCAAAGATCGTCGCCGAAAAGCTGCTCTCGGCGCTGGAATATGTCGGCGTTGCCGGACTGGAGCTTTTCGTCGCCCGCGACGGACGGCTGCTGGCAAACGAGTTTGCCCCGCGCGTGCACAATTCCGGCCACTGGAGCGAGGCGGCCTGCGTCACCTCGCAGTTCGAGCAGCATATCCGCGCCGTCTGCGGCCTGCCGCTGATCGATCCGGCGCGCCACAGTGACTGCGTGATGTACAACATCGTCGGCGACGATATGGATGATATTCCGCGTTACATGATGACGCCGGGCGCGCTCGTCCACCTCTACGGCAAGGCCGAGACCCGGCCGGGGCGGAAGATGGGCCACGTCACCGTGCTTCAACGCCACGAAAACGGCCGGAACGGTTGA
- a CDS encoding DMT family transporter, which translates to MKLSGAVLAFGAVSIFAIQDAITRHLGPLYSPFFIAMVRFWAFGLFVIILAARAPGGFRAGAVTRHPVLQIWRSFLLVAQILVSIVSFALVGLAQSQAIFMAAPLVVALLSVPLLGERVGWRRWLAIIVGLFGVLIVIDPLGEQFSLVTLVPVGCCFTFALYSLYTRLAGRYDAPEVSLFYTGVVGMVLTSLIGPFFWEDVPLADWGWLVALCFTGISGHYLLIRALAVTEAVTVQTITYMQLVYGSLFGVLVFKEQLTVHMIAGGLTVVGAGVFTIWREHALKKREGASSTEASLAGR; encoded by the coding sequence ATGAAGCTTTCCGGCGCAGTTCTTGCCTTCGGCGCGGTCTCGATCTTTGCGATCCAGGACGCGATCACCCGTCATCTCGGCCCGCTCTATTCGCCGTTCTTCATCGCCATGGTGCGCTTCTGGGCCTTCGGCCTGTTCGTGATCATCCTGGCGGCCCGCGCGCCGGGCGGTTTCAGGGCGGGGGCGGTGACCCGTCATCCCGTCCTGCAGATATGGCGCAGCTTTCTTCTGGTGGCGCAAATCCTGGTCTCGATCGTCTCCTTTGCCCTTGTCGGCCTTGCCCAGAGCCAGGCGATATTCATGGCGGCGCCGCTGGTGGTGGCGCTCCTTTCGGTGCCGCTACTCGGCGAGCGTGTCGGCTGGCGGCGCTGGCTCGCGATCATCGTCGGCCTGTTCGGCGTGCTGATCGTCATCGATCCCTTGGGCGAACAGTTCTCGCTGGTAACGCTCGTGCCGGTCGGCTGCTGCTTCACCTTCGCGCTCTATTCGCTCTATACGCGCCTTGCCGGGCGCTATGACGCGCCGGAGGTGAGCCTGTTTTATACCGGCGTGGTGGGCATGGTGCTGACAAGCCTCATCGGCCCGTTCTTCTGGGAGGATGTGCCGCTTGCCGACTGGGGCTGGCTTGTCGCGCTTTGTTTCACCGGTATTTCAGGGCACTATCTCCTCATCCGGGCGCTTGCGGTGACCGAAGCCGTGACGGTGCAGACCATCACCTATATGCAGCTCGTCTATGGTTCGCTGTTCGGCGTTCTGGTGTTCAAGGAACAACTGACCGTGCATATGATTGCCGGCGGACTCACCGTCGTCGGCGCCGGCGTCTTCACCATCTGGCGCGAACACGCGCTGAAAAAGCGCGAGGGCGCGTCATCGACGGAAGCGTCGCTTGCTGGGCGGTGA
- the dapF gene encoding diaminopimelate epimerase, with translation MADSTNTVRMERMNGLGNKILVIDMRGRADKVTPQAAIRLDAHPDTEFDQIMALYDPREDAPDGWIDILNSDGSMAQACGNGTRCVIDYLSRETDEDRFAFRTIAGALLAERLSDGLISVDMGAPIFDWEKIPLAGPAADTTHVALPEPHEADPALQRFSAASMGNPHAVFFVPRAVDSYDILAFGPRYERHPLFPERANISLAQVTSPSSLSLKTFERGAGLTLACGSAACAAAVSAARTGRTGRKVTVYLPAGALEIDWREDDDHVVMTGPAEHEWSGRVDPATGEWER, from the coding sequence ATGGCGGACAGCACGAACACGGTGCGCATGGAGCGCATGAACGGTCTTGGCAACAAGATCCTCGTCATCGACATGCGCGGCCGCGCCGACAAGGTGACGCCGCAAGCCGCGATCCGGCTTGATGCCCATCCCGATACCGAGTTCGACCAGATCATGGCGCTTTACGATCCGCGCGAGGACGCGCCGGACGGCTGGATCGACATCCTCAATTCCGACGGTTCGATGGCGCAGGCCTGCGGCAACGGAACGCGCTGCGTGATCGATTACCTTTCACGCGAAACCGACGAGGATCGTTTTGCCTTCCGCACCATTGCCGGCGCGCTCCTTGCAGAGCGGCTTTCCGACGGGCTGATCTCCGTCGACATGGGCGCGCCGATCTTCGACTGGGAGAAGATCCCGCTTGCAGGCCCCGCCGCCGACACGACCCATGTCGCGCTTCCCGAACCGCATGAGGCCGACCCGGCGCTGCAGCGCTTTTCCGCCGCCTCCATGGGCAATCCCCATGCCGTGTTCTTCGTGCCGCGCGCTGTCGACAGCTACGACATTCTTGCCTTCGGGCCCCGCTACGAGCGTCATCCGCTGTTTCCCGAACGCGCCAACATCTCGCTGGCGCAGGTCACCTCGCCTTCCTCGCTGTCGCTGAAGACCTTCGAGCGCGGCGCCGGCCTGACGCTCGCCTGCGGCTCGGCCGCCTGCGCCGCCGCCGTCTCAGCCGCCCGCACCGGCCGCACCGGCCGCAAGGTCACCGTCTATCTGCCCGCCGGCGCGCTGGAAATCGACTGGCGCGAGGATGACGACCACGTGGTCATGACGGGCCCGGCGGAACATGAATGGTCCGGCAGGGTGGATCCGGCAACGGGCGAATGGGAGCGCTGA